The Saccharothrix violaceirubra genome segment CGCGATCATGATGCTGTTCCTGTTCGTGCTCATGCTCGTGGGCCGGGACAGCTCCGACTCGGTCGTGGAAGTGCTGCGCGGACAGCGGTTCGCCGCGACCGTCCTGGGTATCGGCTTCGCCGGCCTTGTCGTCGGCTCGCTCGCCCGCGCGCTCACCGACGTGAAGCCGGTCGGCCTGGCGCAGCCCAACGCCGAGGGCGGCAACGTCGCCTCGATCGGCGAGCAGCTGTTCACCACCTACCTGTTCCCGTTCGAGCTGACCTCCGCGCTGCTGATCACGGCGGCGGTCGGCGCGATGGTGCTGGCCTTCACGTCCAAGTCCGGCGAGACCAAGAAGACCCAGCGCGAACTGGTCGAGGAGCGCTTCCGCGGCGACCGCGTCGGCTCGCTGCCCGGCCCCGGCGTGTTCGCCACGGCCAACTCGGTCGCGACGCCCGCCCTGCTGCCCGACGGCTCGGTCGCGCAGGAGTCGCTGTCCGCGCTGATCGAGACGACCGCGAAGGAGACCCTCGCCGACGACGTCGCCGAGGTCGCCGGCACCGGGCACCAGCCCGACGCGCACGCCCTGAAGGGGGAGTCGTGACCCCGCCGTCCGCGCTGCCCGGACGCACGCCGTCCGCGCCGCCCTCGTCGATCGGGCGACTGCCCGTCCGGGTCTCCCGCCGCGCGCCGTTCGCCTCCGCGTGGACCGCCCTCGTGGTGCCGGACCCGCGCGTGTCCAAGGGAGCGTCGTCATGACCCCTACGTACTACCTGCTGCTGTCCGCGCTGCTGTTCAGCCTCGGCGCGGTCGGCGTGCTGGTGCGGCGCAACGCCATCGTCGTGTT includes the following:
- a CDS encoding NADH-quinone oxidoreductase subunit J produces the protein MIGALLAQIEEPVQQAVDTVTTGEAVAFWVLGPLALAGALGMLFARNAVHSALWLVLTMLSLGVLYMVQQAPFLGFVQIIVYTGAIMMLFLFVLMLVGRDSSDSVVEVLRGQRFAATVLGIGFAGLVVGSLARALTDVKPVGLAQPNAEGGNVASIGEQLFTTYLFPFELTSALLITAAVGAMVLAFTSKSGETKKTQRELVEERFRGDRVGSLPGPGVFATANSVATPALLPDGSVAQESLSALIETTAKETLADDVAEVAGTGHQPDAHALKGES